Proteins encoded within one genomic window of Nonomuraea gerenzanensis:
- a CDS encoding CGNR zinc finger domain-containing protein — protein sequence MDFTFISGNLGLDLAGTVGHRRRERIDLLATPGDLARWTVAAGLLDERPAVSDGDLAEARALREAIYRLACAARTGSAMEAGDRETLNAAARHAPASVLLGERGVERGGDVRAALASTARAAAELLGGPQAALIRECEADPCTRLYLDASHRRTRRWCDMRGCGNRAKAAAFRARQHG from the coding sequence ATGGACTTCACCTTCATCAGCGGCAACCTCGGCCTGGACCTGGCCGGCACCGTCGGGCACCGGCGGCGCGAGCGCATCGACCTGCTCGCCACGCCCGGCGACCTGGCCCGCTGGACGGTGGCGGCCGGGCTGCTCGACGAGCGGCCCGCCGTGAGCGACGGCGACCTGGCCGAGGCGAGGGCGTTGCGGGAGGCGATCTACCGGCTGGCGTGCGCCGCGCGTACCGGAAGCGCCATGGAGGCGGGCGACCGCGAGACGCTCAACGCCGCCGCGCGGCACGCGCCCGCGAGCGTGCTGCTCGGCGAGCGAGGCGTGGAGCGCGGCGGCGACGTGCGGGCGGCGCTGGCGAGCACGGCCAGGGCGGCGGCCGAGCTGCTCGGCGGCCCGCAGGCCGCGTTGATCAGGGAATGCGAGGCGGACCCGTGCACGCGGCTCTACCTCGACGCCTCACACCGGCGCACGCGCCGCTGGTGTGACATGCGGGGCTGCGGCAACCGGGCCAAGGCGGCCGCCTTCCGTGCCCGTCAGCACGGCTGA
- a CDS encoding LLM class flavin-dependent oxidoreductase — protein MQFGIFSVGDVTTDPTTGRTPTEHERIKAILAIALKAEEVGLDVFATGEHHNPPFVPSSPTTMLGYIAARTERLQLSTATTLITTNDPVKIAEDFAMLQHVADGRVDLMLGRGNTGPVYPWFGQDIRQGIPLAIENYALLHKLWREDVVDWEGRFRTPLQGFTSTPRPLDGVPPFVWHGSIRSPEIAEQAAYYGDGFFANNIFWPKEHFMRLISLYRQRYAHYGHGTPEQAVVGLGGQVFMRKNSQDAVREFRPYFDVAPVYGHGPSLEEFMAETPLTVGSPQQVIDRTLEFREFFGDYQRQLFLMDHAGLPLKTVLEQLDILGEEVVPVLRKEFAKDRPAGVPDAPTHASLLAVRDSTAKDAAASGAAVTA, from the coding sequence GTGCAGTTCGGAATCTTCAGTGTGGGCGACGTCACCACGGACCCCACCACCGGCAGGACCCCGACGGAGCACGAGCGGATCAAGGCGATCCTGGCGATCGCGCTCAAGGCGGAGGAGGTCGGGCTCGACGTCTTCGCGACCGGTGAGCACCACAACCCGCCGTTCGTGCCGTCGTCCCCCACCACCATGCTCGGCTACATCGCGGCCAGGACCGAGCGGCTGCAGTTGTCCACCGCCACGACGTTGATCACGACGAACGACCCGGTGAAGATCGCCGAGGACTTCGCGATGCTGCAGCACGTGGCCGACGGACGGGTGGACCTCATGCTGGGCCGCGGCAACACCGGCCCGGTGTACCCGTGGTTCGGGCAGGACATCCGCCAGGGCATCCCGCTGGCCATCGAGAACTACGCGCTGCTGCACAAGCTGTGGCGCGAGGACGTGGTCGACTGGGAGGGCCGCTTCCGCACGCCGCTGCAGGGCTTCACCAGCACGCCGCGCCCGCTCGACGGGGTGCCGCCGTTCGTCTGGCACGGCTCGATCCGCAGCCCCGAGATCGCCGAGCAGGCCGCCTACTACGGCGACGGCTTCTTCGCCAACAACATCTTCTGGCCGAAGGAGCACTTCATGCGGCTGATCAGCCTCTACCGGCAGCGGTACGCGCACTACGGCCACGGCACCCCCGAGCAGGCCGTCGTGGGCCTGGGCGGGCAGGTGTTCATGCGCAAGAACTCCCAGGACGCGGTGCGCGAGTTCCGCCCCTACTTCGACGTCGCCCCCGTGTACGGGCACGGGCCGTCGCTGGAGGAGTTCATGGCCGAGACGCCGCTCACCGTGGGCAGCCCGCAGCAGGTCATCGACAGGACGCTGGAGTTCAGAGAGTTCTTCGGCGACTACCAGCGCCAGCTCTTCCTCATGGACCACGCGGGCCTGCCGCTGAAGACCGTGCTGGAGCAGCTCGACATCCTGGGCGAGGAGGTCGTGCCGGTGCTGCGCAAGGAGTTCGCCAAGGACCGCCCGGCCGGCGTCCCCGACGCGCCCACCCACGCCTCCCTGCTCGCCGTCAGGGACAGCACCGCCAAGGACGCGGCGGCGTCCGGAGCGGCCGTCACCGCCTGA
- a CDS encoding FMN reductase: MKLVVVTAGLTQPSSTRLLADRLTEAVAQRAEVEVRVVELRDLAVDIANNFVTGFPNTRLREVVEAVTQADGLIAVTPVFSGSYSGLFKSFFDVIDNTALAGKPVLIAATGGTPRHSLALEHALRPLFAYLRAVVVPTAVYAAAEDWGGGRDAFTDGLGERIARAAQELADLLLHRAPARQEPEVAVVPFEQQLAALRPVE, translated from the coding sequence ATGAAGCTCGTCGTCGTCACGGCGGGGCTGACGCAGCCCTCCTCCACCCGCCTGCTGGCCGACCGTCTGACCGAGGCGGTGGCGCAGCGGGCGGAGGTGGAGGTCCGCGTGGTGGAGCTGCGCGACCTGGCCGTGGACATCGCGAACAACTTCGTCACCGGCTTCCCGAACACCCGCCTGCGCGAGGTGGTCGAGGCCGTGACCCAGGCCGACGGGCTCATCGCCGTCACGCCCGTCTTCAGCGGCTCGTACAGCGGCCTGTTCAAGTCGTTCTTCGACGTGATCGACAACACCGCGCTGGCCGGCAAGCCGGTGCTGATCGCGGCCACCGGCGGCACCCCCCGGCACTCGCTGGCGCTGGAGCACGCGCTGCGCCCGCTGTTCGCCTACCTGCGCGCCGTGGTCGTCCCGACTGCGGTGTACGCGGCGGCGGAGGACTGGGGAGGCGGCCGGGACGCCTTCACCGACGGGCTCGGCGAGCGCATCGCCCGCGCCGCGCAGGAGCTGGCCGACCTGCTGCTGCACCGGGCGCCGGCGAGGCAGGAGCCGGAGGTCGCGGTCGTGCCGTTCGAGCAGCAGCTCGCGGCCCTGCGCCCGGTGGAGTAG
- a CDS encoding chitosanase — MLISAALSLSLTVASPSLAEPHKKDIAMRLVSSAENSSLDWKAQYGYIEDIEDERGYTAGIIGFCSGTGDMLELVELYTKRRPGNVLARYLPALREVNGTDSHEGLGARFVKDWKTAAKDPAFQRAQNDERDRVYFKPAVRQAEKDGLRALGQFAYYDAIVMHGPGNGRLSFGGIRKSALAKARPPARGGDEVAYLNAFLDARKAAMKAEEAHEDTSRVDTMQRVFLRDRNLDLRPPLTWKVYGDKYTIKK; from the coding sequence GTGCTGATCTCCGCCGCGCTGTCCCTCTCCCTCACCGTCGCCTCCCCGTCACTCGCCGAGCCGCACAAGAAGGACATCGCCATGCGGCTGGTGTCCAGCGCGGAGAACTCCTCCCTCGACTGGAAGGCCCAGTACGGCTACATCGAGGACATCGAGGACGAGCGCGGCTACACGGCGGGCATCATCGGGTTCTGCTCCGGCACCGGTGACATGCTGGAGCTGGTCGAGCTCTACACCAAGCGCAGGCCGGGCAACGTCCTGGCCAGGTACCTGCCGGCCCTGCGCGAGGTGAACGGCACCGACTCCCACGAGGGCCTCGGGGCGAGGTTCGTCAAGGACTGGAAGACGGCCGCCAAGGACCCGGCCTTCCAGCGGGCCCAGAACGACGAGCGCGACCGCGTCTACTTCAAGCCGGCCGTGCGGCAGGCGGAGAAGGACGGGCTGCGAGCGCTCGGCCAGTTCGCCTACTACGACGCCATCGTCATGCACGGCCCCGGCAACGGCCGGCTGAGCTTCGGCGGCATCAGGAAGAGCGCCCTGGCCAAGGCCAGGCCGCCGGCGCGGGGCGGCGACGAGGTGGCGTACCTGAACGCGTTCCTCGACGCCCGCAAGGCGGCCATGAAGGCCGAGGAGGCGCACGAGGACACGAGCAGGGTCGACACGATGCAGCGCGTGTTCCTGCGCGACCGCAACCTCGACCTGAGGCCGCCGCTGACCTGGAAGGTCTACGGCGACAAGTACACGATCAAGAAGTGA
- a CDS encoding NHL repeat-containing protein codes for MRSAILKTALGSALIVALLGGVPAQAATKPDTFPLPNGFQPEGIAIGGHYAYFGSRATGDIYRADLRTGKGGVISKGPGTQSLGLKTDGRGRLFVAGGNAGNARVIDLRTGAVIKSYQLATGTSFVNDVILFRGAAYYTDSANPVLYKLDLGRGGALPDEAVSIPLSGAIQYTTGNNANGIAPSPDGRSLLIVQSNTGKLFEADPATGVTTEVDLGGELLTNGDGLLLAGRTLYAVQNRLNTIAAIGLARDGASGKLIKRITDDRFDVPTTVAAFGRRLYLPNARFTTPPTPDTTYDVVAVKP; via the coding sequence ATGAGATCCGCGATCCTGAAGACCGCACTCGGCAGTGCCTTGATCGTCGCCCTGCTCGGCGGAGTGCCGGCGCAGGCGGCGACGAAGCCCGACACGTTCCCGCTGCCCAACGGGTTCCAGCCGGAGGGGATAGCGATCGGGGGCCACTACGCCTACTTCGGCTCACGCGCGACCGGTGACATCTACCGGGCCGACCTGCGTACCGGGAAGGGAGGCGTGATCAGCAAGGGGCCGGGCACGCAGTCGCTCGGGCTCAAGACCGACGGGCGCGGCCGGTTGTTCGTCGCGGGCGGCAACGCGGGGAACGCGCGGGTGATCGACCTGCGCACCGGCGCGGTCATCAAGTCCTACCAGCTCGCCACCGGCACGTCGTTCGTCAACGACGTGATCCTCTTCCGCGGCGCCGCGTACTACACCGACTCGGCCAACCCGGTGCTCTACAAGCTGGACCTCGGCCGGGGCGGCGCGCTGCCCGACGAGGCCGTCAGCATCCCGCTCAGCGGAGCCATCCAGTACACGACCGGCAACAACGCCAACGGCATCGCCCCGAGCCCCGACGGCAGGTCGCTGCTGATCGTCCAGTCCAACACCGGCAAGCTGTTCGAGGCTGACCCGGCCACGGGCGTCACCACCGAGGTGGATCTGGGCGGCGAGCTGCTGACCAACGGCGACGGGCTGCTCCTGGCCGGCCGCACCCTGTACGCCGTCCAGAACCGGCTCAACACGATCGCCGCGATCGGCCTGGCCCGCGACGGCGCCTCCGGCAAGCTGATCAAGCGGATCACCGACGACAGGTTCGACGTGCCCACCACCGTCGCCGCCTTCGGCCGCCGCCTCTACCTGCCGAACGCCCGCTTCACCACCCCGCCGACGCCCGACACCACCTACGACGTCGTGGCCGTCAAGCCCTGA
- a CDS encoding M1 family metallopeptidase, translating into MRRPLLSLMSVVLVVSACSAPQPAQKPKPTITSITPSPVERERPAVDLSAYEAGRSRPVADPVYPAYGNPSIDVLHYDLALGWKPGARTLTGTAKLTVRAARPISQVKLDFGRALKVDEVTVDGARVKATRRYDDLTIPLPEPLEAGQGTVVTVSYHGRPKPVDSKQRRKDISMLGFRIGGGGRAWALQEPFGAFTWFPVNDHPSDEALYDVAITVPKGWSGVAHGTYQGRTTEGGSSTFKWRSTDPVASYLTVFAADKFKMFKDKGPRGIPITYWIRPQDVPEQLPVARRMPEIMRWLEKKLGPYPFPSAGLVATSDSGMETQQMIALGPRYMEPSVVAHELAHHWFGDTVTPRTWRDMWLNEGFAMYFEMQWYADHEDGTIDEFIANIRRYDAALRRENGPPGDYRRDAFGQSNVYYSPAIMLHEIRERLGDRKFWAMTRAWPQEHRNTTQDRAAFVKWINEHTGRNFTKLINTWLDSTTTPR; encoded by the coding sequence ATGCGGAGGCCCCTTTTATCCCTGATGTCCGTCGTCCTGGTCGTGTCGGCCTGTAGCGCCCCTCAGCCGGCACAGAAGCCGAAGCCGACGATCACGTCCATCACGCCCAGTCCCGTGGAGCGCGAGCGGCCCGCCGTCGACCTGAGCGCGTACGAGGCGGGCCGTTCCCGCCCGGTCGCCGACCCCGTCTACCCGGCCTACGGCAACCCGTCGATCGACGTGCTCCACTACGACCTGGCGCTGGGCTGGAAGCCGGGCGCCCGCACGCTGACCGGCACGGCGAAGCTCACGGTGCGCGCCGCCAGGCCCATCAGCCAGGTCAAGCTGGACTTCGGGCGCGCGCTCAAGGTGGACGAGGTCACGGTGGACGGCGCCCGGGTCAAGGCGACCCGCAGGTACGACGACCTGACCATCCCGCTGCCCGAGCCGCTCGAGGCCGGCCAGGGCACGGTCGTGACCGTGAGCTACCACGGCAGGCCGAAGCCGGTGGACTCCAAGCAGCGCCGCAAGGACATCTCCATGCTCGGCTTCCGGATCGGCGGCGGCGGCCGGGCGTGGGCGCTGCAGGAGCCGTTCGGGGCGTTCACCTGGTTCCCGGTCAACGACCATCCCTCGGACGAGGCGCTGTACGACGTGGCGATCACCGTGCCGAAGGGGTGGTCGGGGGTCGCGCACGGGACGTACCAGGGCAGGACCACCGAGGGCGGGAGCAGCACGTTCAAGTGGCGGTCCACCGATCCCGTGGCGAGCTACCTGACGGTGTTCGCGGCCGACAAGTTCAAGATGTTCAAGGACAAGGGGCCGCGCGGGATCCCGATCACCTACTGGATCCGCCCGCAGGACGTGCCCGAGCAGCTGCCGGTGGCGCGGCGGATGCCGGAGATCATGCGGTGGCTGGAGAAGAAGCTCGGGCCCTACCCCTTCCCCAGCGCCGGGCTGGTGGCCACCAGCGACTCCGGCATGGAGACCCAGCAGATGATCGCGCTCGGCCCCCGCTACATGGAGCCGTCGGTGGTGGCGCACGAGCTGGCGCACCACTGGTTCGGCGACACGGTCACGCCGCGCACCTGGCGCGACATGTGGCTGAACGAGGGCTTCGCGATGTACTTCGAGATGCAGTGGTACGCCGACCACGAGGACGGCACGATCGACGAGTTCATCGCCAACATCCGCCGCTACGACGCCGCGCTGCGCAGGGAGAACGGCCCGCCGGGCGACTACCGGCGCGACGCGTTCGGCCAGAGCAACGTCTACTACAGCCCGGCGATCATGTTGCACGAGATCAGGGAGCGGCTCGGCGACCGGAAGTTCTGGGCCATGACCAGGGCCTGGCCCCAGGAGCACCGCAACACCACCCAGGACAGGGCCGCGTTCGTGAAGTGGATCAACGAGCACACCGGCAGGAACTTCACGAAACTCATCAACACCTGGCTGGACTCGACGACCACGCCACGCTGA
- a CDS encoding cyclodeaminase/cyclohydrolase family protein, with amino-acid sequence MRDLKIVDFLDQLADRVPAPGGGATAALHAAQAAALLGMVARYTTGEKYTDHAETVVAVIAETDTLRARSLRLAEEDAAAFTAVTDAYRLPKGEERSATIARALAGAAEPPARVIESAVRLVELCELLLPIGNRNVVTDIAAAADAARAALTTARVNVEVNLRGIKDERVREELDIRVSGVDAAVAKADWVTAEVREEIS; translated from the coding sequence ATGCGCGACTTGAAGATCGTCGACTTCCTCGACCAGCTCGCCGACCGGGTGCCCGCACCCGGGGGCGGCGCCACGGCGGCCCTGCACGCGGCACAGGCCGCCGCGCTGCTCGGCATGGTGGCCCGCTACACCACCGGGGAGAAGTACACCGACCACGCCGAGACCGTCGTCGCCGTGATCGCCGAGACGGACACCCTCCGGGCGCGGTCGCTGCGGCTGGCCGAGGAGGACGCGGCGGCCTTCACCGCGGTCACCGACGCCTACCGGCTGCCCAAGGGCGAGGAGCGCAGCGCCACCATCGCCAGGGCGCTGGCGGGCGCGGCCGAGCCGCCCGCCAGGGTGATCGAGAGCGCCGTGCGCCTGGTCGAACTCTGCGAGCTGCTGCTGCCGATCGGCAACCGCAACGTCGTCACCGACATCGCCGCCGCGGCCGACGCCGCCCGCGCCGCCCTCACCACGGCCAGGGTGAACGTCGAGGTCAACCTGCGCGGCATCAAGGACGAGCGGGTACGCGAGGAGCTGGACATCCGTGTCTCCGGCGTGGACGCGGCCGTCGCCAAGGCAGACTGGGTGACCGCCGAGGTACGCGAGGAGATCTCTTGA
- a CDS encoding bifunctional 5,10-methylenetetrahydrofolate dehydrogenase/5,10-methenyltetrahydrofolate cyclohydrolase, which produces MKTLTGKDLAAAIRAQTQAEATAGTQPRLAVVVATADEASLWYVRSIAKAAAGVGIACDVVDLGPGADPAQIGETLARLSADPQVHGLMLQTPLPPGASAQELAAAIDPRKDVDGANPLSLGRLAAGLPAFPPATAAAVLALLDHYEVELAGRRAVVVGRSTVVGKPLAHLLLDRHATVTVCHSRTRDLAAVTSQAEVLVAAVGKAGLIGAAHVATGAVVIDVGTNPTDDGGLTGDVDFEAVSAVAGALTPVPGGVGPVTTALLLRHTARAANLP; this is translated from the coding sequence TTGAAGACGCTGACCGGCAAGGACCTGGCCGCCGCCATCAGGGCCCAGACCCAGGCCGAGGCCACCGCGGGCACGCAGCCACGGCTGGCCGTGGTCGTGGCCACCGCCGACGAGGCGAGCCTGTGGTACGTCCGCTCGATCGCCAAGGCGGCGGCCGGCGTCGGCATCGCCTGCGACGTGGTGGACCTCGGCCCCGGGGCCGACCCCGCCCAGATCGGCGAGACGCTGGCCAGGCTGTCCGCCGACCCGCAGGTCCACGGCCTCATGCTGCAGACCCCGCTGCCCCCTGGCGCCTCGGCGCAGGAGCTGGCCGCGGCCATCGACCCGCGCAAGGACGTCGACGGCGCCAACCCGCTCTCGCTCGGCCGGCTGGCGGCGGGGCTGCCCGCGTTCCCGCCCGCCACGGCGGCGGCCGTGCTGGCGCTGCTCGACCACTACGAGGTGGAGCTGGCGGGGCGGCGGGCCGTGGTGGTCGGCCGCTCGACGGTGGTGGGCAAGCCGCTGGCGCACCTGCTGCTCGACCGGCACGCCACCGTCACCGTCTGCCACTCGCGCACCCGCGACCTGGCGGCCGTCACCTCGCAGGCCGAGGTGCTCGTCGCGGCGGTGGGGAAGGCCGGGCTGATCGGGGCCGCGCACGTGGCGACGGGCGCGGTCGTGATCGACGTGGGCACCAACCCGACCGACGACGGCGGGCTGACCGGCGACGTCGACTTCGAGGCGGTCTCGGCGGTGGCGGGCGCGCTCACCCCGGTGCCCGGCGGCGTCGGCCCGGTCACCACGGCCCTGCTGCTGCGCCACACCGCCAGGGCGGCGAACCTGCCGTGA
- a CDS encoding type 1 glutamine amidotransferase, with product MADVLVIQNSRSGGPSRLAGWLEEAGLTLDVVPAHEGAPLPGRLRHDAMIMLGGGYLPGDDDLAPWLRDARRLMGQALAEGVPVFGICLGGQMLAQVAGGEVRADVGAPENGSLPVTIRPEAAADPLFHGLPPVVPAIEHHKDAVTRLPEAAVHLAETASCPYQAFRVGERAWGVQFHPEVLPARIREWRVDGFDPDEVYARAVADEPVSTPVWRTVTGRFAALVTARVSASA from the coding sequence ATGGCTGACGTCCTCGTCATCCAGAACAGCAGGAGCGGCGGCCCGAGCCGCCTGGCCGGATGGCTGGAGGAGGCCGGGCTGACGCTCGACGTGGTGCCCGCCCACGAGGGCGCGCCGCTGCCCGGCCGGCTGCGCCACGACGCCATGATCATGCTGGGCGGCGGCTACCTGCCCGGCGACGACGACCTGGCCCCGTGGCTGCGCGACGCGCGGCGGCTGATGGGGCAGGCGCTGGCCGAGGGGGTGCCGGTGTTCGGCATCTGCCTGGGCGGCCAGATGCTGGCGCAGGTGGCCGGCGGTGAGGTGCGCGCGGACGTGGGCGCGCCGGAGAACGGCAGCCTGCCGGTCACGATCAGGCCGGAGGCCGCCGCCGACCCGCTCTTTCACGGCCTGCCGCCGGTGGTGCCCGCGATCGAGCACCACAAGGACGCCGTCACCCGCCTGCCCGAGGCGGCCGTGCACCTGGCCGAGACCGCGAGCTGCCCGTACCAGGCGTTCCGGGTGGGCGAGCGGGCGTGGGGCGTGCAGTTCCATCCCGAGGTGCTGCCCGCGCGCATCAGGGAGTGGCGGGTGGACGGGTTCGACCCCGACGAGGTGTACGCGCGGGCGGTGGCGGACGAGCCGGTCTCCACGCCGGTCTGGCGCACGGTGACCGGCCGGTTCGCCGCGCTCGTCACCGCCCGGGTGAGCGCCTCGGCGTGA
- a CDS encoding AMP-binding protein encodes MLSYSSTTADAPLLGETIGENFERTVARFGDRDALVDVPTGRRWTYAQLDADVADLAGALLARGIAKGDRVGIWAPNRAEWVIVQYATAKIGAILVNVNPAYRTHELRYVVEQSGMRLLISALAHKGSDYRGMIEEIGFADVVYLDDPSWDTLTATRAGQAELAARKAELSADDPINIQYTSGTTGFPKGATLSHHNILNNGFFVGELIHYTEADRVCLPVPFYHCFGMVMGNLGATSHGSCIVIPSPGFDPEATLRAVQEERCTSLYGVPTMFIAELALAAKFDLSSLRTGIMAGSPCPVEVMKRVVGEMNMREVAICYGMTETSPVSTMTRSDDDLARRTETVGRVMPHVEVKIVHPETRRTVPRGEPGELCTRGYSVMLGYWDEPEKTAEAIDAARWMRTGDLATMDDDGYVNVVGRIKDMIIRGGENVYPREIEEFLYGHPDIADVQVIGVPDERYGEEIMAWVIMRPGAEPLTAERVREFCAGRLAHFKIPRYVRVVAEFPLTVTGKIRKVEMREQSIELLGLQDAAAVRNA; translated from the coding sequence ATGCTGTCCTACTCCAGCACCACCGCCGACGCCCCGCTCCTCGGCGAGACCATCGGTGAGAACTTCGAACGCACCGTGGCCCGCTTCGGCGACAGGGACGCCCTCGTGGACGTGCCCACGGGCCGCAGATGGACCTACGCGCAGCTCGACGCCGACGTGGCCGACCTGGCCGGAGCGCTGCTGGCCAGGGGCATCGCCAAGGGCGACAGGGTGGGCATCTGGGCGCCCAACAGGGCCGAATGGGTGATCGTCCAGTACGCCACCGCCAAGATCGGCGCGATCCTGGTCAACGTCAACCCGGCCTACCGCACCCACGAGCTGCGGTACGTGGTCGAGCAGTCGGGCATGCGGCTGCTGATCAGCGCCCTGGCGCACAAGGGCAGCGACTACCGGGGCATGATCGAGGAGATCGGCTTCGCCGACGTCGTCTACCTGGACGACCCGAGCTGGGACACCCTGACCGCGACCAGGGCCGGCCAGGCGGAGCTGGCGGCCCGCAAGGCGGAGCTGTCGGCCGACGACCCCATCAACATCCAGTACACCTCGGGCACGACCGGCTTCCCCAAGGGCGCGACGCTGTCGCACCACAACATCCTCAACAACGGCTTCTTCGTCGGCGAGCTGATCCACTACACCGAGGCGGACCGGGTGTGCCTGCCGGTGCCCTTCTACCACTGCTTCGGCATGGTCATGGGCAACCTGGGCGCCACCTCCCACGGCTCCTGCATCGTCATCCCGTCGCCGGGCTTCGACCCCGAGGCCACGCTGCGTGCCGTACAGGAGGAGCGGTGCACCTCCCTGTACGGGGTGCCGACGATGTTCATCGCCGAGCTGGCGCTGGCCGCGAAGTTCGACCTGTCGTCGTTGCGCACGGGCATCATGGCGGGCTCGCCGTGCCCCGTGGAGGTGATGAAGCGGGTCGTCGGCGAGATGAACATGCGCGAGGTCGCCATCTGCTACGGCATGACCGAGACCTCGCCCGTGTCCACGATGACCAGGTCCGACGACGACCTGGCGCGCAGGACCGAGACGGTGGGCCGGGTGATGCCACACGTCGAGGTGAAGATCGTGCACCCGGAGACCCGCCGCACCGTTCCCAGGGGCGAGCCGGGCGAGCTGTGCACGCGCGGCTACTCCGTCATGCTCGGCTACTGGGACGAGCCGGAGAAGACCGCCGAGGCCATCGACGCGGCCCGGTGGATGCGGACCGGGGACCTGGCCACCATGGACGACGACGGCTACGTGAACGTGGTCGGCCGGATCAAGGACATGATCATCCGAGGCGGGGAGAACGTCTACCCGCGCGAGATCGAGGAGTTCCTGTACGGCCACCCCGACATCGCCGACGTCCAGGTCATCGGGGTGCCCGACGAGCGCTACGGCGAGGAGATCATGGCCTGGGTGATCATGCGGCCGGGCGCGGAGCCGCTGACGGCCGAGCGGGTCAGGGAGTTCTGCGCCGGGCGGCTGGCGCACTTCAAGATCCCCCGGTACGTGCGGGTGGTGGCGGAGTTCCCCCTCACGGTGACCGGGAAGATCAGGAAGGTGGAGATGCGCGAGCAGTCGATCGAGCTGCTCGGCCTCCAGGACGCGGCGGCCGTGCGCAACGCCTGA
- a CDS encoding FAD-dependent oxidoreductase, whose translation MEVTIVGAGLVGCLLACYLARRGHHVTLYERRPDPRDRGPDRGRSINLAISRRGIDALRRLALDGKVLHAALPMAGRMIHAPDGALTFQPYSADRSQAINSIGRADLNRELLEAAAAQPGVEVRFGCRLTGLDERTGRLRFASGEEAEARVVIGADGAYSAVRARLQQLPGVSFSQEYLDYGYKELSIPAGNGGFVLDPGALHIWPRGRSMMIALPNPDRSFTCTLFWPHSTLDSLDTPQRIRAYFAEHYPDAFGLMPDLIADYRANPVGHLVTMRCSPWHVRNADTVVGLVGDAAHAIVPFYGQGANCGFEDCVELDRCLDEAGDDFPRALELFERRKADTDVIARLALDNFVEMRDKVGSRLFLAGKRLEHALERTLPGYVSRYELVSFSTTPYSQVERRVARQRRIVVAAGAALAALAFAARRGRGLVRTPEAD comes from the coding sequence ATGGAGGTCACGATCGTCGGCGCGGGACTGGTCGGCTGCCTGCTCGCCTGCTACCTGGCCCGCCGCGGCCACCACGTCACCCTGTACGAACGCCGCCCCGACCCCCGCGACCGCGGCCCCGACCGCGGCAGGTCGATCAACCTGGCCATCTCGCGGCGCGGCATCGACGCCCTGCGCCGCCTGGCGCTCGACGGCAAGGTCCTGCACGCGGCGCTGCCCATGGCGGGCCGGATGATCCACGCGCCCGACGGCGCTCTCACCTTCCAGCCGTACAGCGCGGACCGGTCGCAGGCGATCAACTCCATCGGCCGCGCCGACCTCAACAGGGAGCTGCTGGAGGCGGCGGCCGCGCAGCCGGGCGTGGAGGTGCGGTTCGGGTGCCGGTTGACGGGGCTGGACGAGCGTACGGGACGGCTGCGGTTCGCCTCGGGCGAGGAGGCCGAGGCCAGGGTGGTGATCGGCGCGGACGGCGCGTACAGCGCGGTGCGGGCCAGGCTGCAGCAGCTGCCGGGGGTGAGCTTCAGCCAGGAGTACCTGGACTACGGCTACAAGGAGCTGTCGATCCCGGCAGGGAACGGCGGGTTCGTCCTGGATCCCGGCGCGCTGCACATCTGGCCGCGCGGCCGGTCCATGATGATCGCTCTGCCGAACCCGGACCGCTCGTTCACCTGCACCCTGTTCTGGCCGCACAGCACGCTCGACTCCCTCGACACCCCGCAGCGGATCAGGGCCTACTTCGCCGAGCACTACCCGGACGCGTTCGGGCTGATGCCGGACCTGATCGCCGACTACCGCGCCAACCCGGTCGGTCACCTGGTGACGATGCGCTGCTCGCCGTGGCACGTCCGCAACGCAGACACCGTGGTCGGGCTGGTGGGCGACGCCGCGCACGCCATCGTGCCGTTCTACGGGCAGGGCGCCAACTGCGGGTTCGAGGACTGCGTGGAGCTGGACCGCTGCCTGGACGAGGCGGGCGACGACTTCCCGAGGGCGCTGGAGCTGTTCGAGCGGCGCAAGGCCGACACCGACGTGATCGCCAGGCTGGCGCTGGACAACTTCGTGGAGATGCGCGACAAGGTCGGCTCGCGGCTGTTCCTGGCGGGCAAGCGGCTGGAGCACGCGCTGGAGCGGACGCTGCCCGGCTACGTCTCCCGCTACGAGCTGGTGTCGTTCTCGACGACCCCGTACTCGCAGGTGGAGCGGCGCGTCGCGCGCCAGCGGCGGATCGTGGTGGCGGCGGGCGCGGCGCTCGCCGCGCTGGCTTTCGCGGCGCGTCGCGGCCGGGGACTGGTGCGCACCCCGGAAGCCGACTGA